The genomic window TCGATGGCGGTCAGCCCGACCGCGTCCTCGGCGACGCCGTTCTCGATGCGGGCCTCGACCCGCCGCGCGAGGTTCGCGGCGTGGGGGCCGACGAACCGATCGAGGAAGGCTCCGAGCGCCGAGAGGAGCCGCGTGGCGTTCTGGCGGATGACCCACGCGTCGCTGCGGAGTTCGGAGGGGGTCGTCCCGCTGGCCGCGCTGCGGAGGATCGCCAGCACCTTCCGCTCGCCAGCCTCGAGGTCGTCGGTATCCTCGCCGACCAGGACCGCGCTGATCGCGTCGCGTTCGTCCTGTCGCGACGAGACGGAGTCGAACTCCGCGGCGGTCGCGACCGCCTCGAGGATGGCGCCGGTCGTCAGTTCGTCGCCATTGGCGCTTCCGCCGTCTTCGCCGCCAACGCGGTCACACAGGGCCGCGAATCGGGCCGCGGTGTCGAGCCTGAGATAGTACTTCGAAGTGAGGACGCCACGCGGCGTCGCCTCGATCGAGAGGTCCTCGCCAGTCTCGACGAAGCCGCGGTCGACCAGCCCCTCGAGACAGTCCCGGACCCGCTGGCGGAGGTTCGGAAAGTCGTAGTCGTCGGGTTTGGACTGGCCGCGGACGTAGTAGAAGGTCGTCTCGAGCCAGTCCATCACGTCCTCGAGATCGGTGATCGTCCCCATCGCGATCTCGGCGTTGAGGTGGGTTTCGAGGCTCTCGGCCAGTCGGGACTCGATCTCCTTGCCGTCCCGGAGCAGCCGGCGGTACTTGTCGGCTTCCGCCGAGTTGGAGATGACCCAGCCGTAGCCGACGTCGTCGTAGCCCGGGCGGCCGGCGCGGCCGAGCATCTGGAGCACGTCGAGGGGACTCATATCGACTTCGCCCTCGAGGGGGTCGTGGTGTTTCGTATCCCGAATCACGACACAGCGGGCGGGCAGGTTGACGCCCCACGCCAGCGTCGAGGTCGAGAAGAGGAGTTCGATATGGCCCTCCTTGAACCACTCCTCGACGAGGTCGCGGTCGTTCTTCGAGAGCCCGGCGTGGTGGAATGCGACGCCGTCGAGCACCGATTTCCGGAGCGTGCCGTCCTCGATCTTGTCTTTCGACTCGGTGTGGAAGTCGTAGTCGCCGCGGGCGCCGATGGGAATGTCACGTTCCGCGATCTCGTCGCGGGCCTTCTTGGCCGCCTGAACGGTGTCCTGTCGGGAGGAGACGAAGACGAGCGACTGGCCGTCCTCGCGGAGGTGGGGCTCGGCCAGGTCCAGCGCCCGGTAGAGCCGCCGGTACTTGTCCGCAAAGGAGTTGTCGCCGTGCGTATAGGTCTTGACGCCCGCGTTGAGTTCCACGGGTCGGTACTCCTCGCCGAACTCGAAGGTCGTCTCCTCGGGGGCGTCGAGCCACGCCGCCACGTCCTCGATGTTCGGCATCGTCGCCGAGAGCGCGACGACCCGGGGGTCACAGAGCCGGCGCAGGCGAGAGATCGTCACCTCGAGCACCGAGCCCCGGCGGTCGGCGTCGAGCAGGTGGACCTCGTCGATGACACAGACGTCGATGTCGGTGACGAAGTCGTACCGTCGCGAATCGTGTTTACGGGTCGCCGAGTCGAGTTTCTCGGGGGTCATCACGAGGATGTCCGCCCGGCGCGCCCGGCGCGGGTTCAGATCGCGCTCGCCGGTGACGACGTAGACCGAGTAATCCAACGCCTCGAACCGGTCCCAGTCGTCTTCCTTCTCGTTCGTCAGCGCTCGCATCGGGGCGATAAAGAGCGCGGTGCCCCCTTCGGCGAGCGACTTACAGATCGCGAGTTCCGCGAGTGCCGTCTTCCCCGAGGCGGTGGGCGCGCTCGCGACCACGTTGTCCTCGGACTCGAGTAATGCGGGCAGTGCCTCGCGTTGCATCCGGTTGAACTCCTCGAAGGCAAAAGCGTCCGCGAATTCGGGGAGAACCTCGGCGACCTCCATCACACGGAAACGGGGGGTGCCGGGTCAAAGGCGTTTCCTTCGAGTCGCCGCTACTGTGCGTTGATGGCGGTGGCGGTCGCAGCCCCCACAGTGGCGAACACCAGCGGATAGAGAATCCCGCCAAGTACGATCGCGGGCAGGAGCGTCGGCCCGATCGAACTGGTCGTCTCGATTCCCCAAACGGACGCTTCGGTGTTGGCTTCTGCGACGACCGCGCCGAGACCGAGCACCACGGCGTACCCGATCGTTACCGGAGCACCAGCCATGACGGCATCGCCGAGATCAGTAGTCTCCCATCGCACGGCCAGAAACGCACCGACTGCGAACAGCACTAGGGGCGGGAGCACGTACAACACGTCGGCGCTTGCGCTGTTCGACTCAGCGATGAGATTGAGGATACCAGTTCCGCCGAACGAAGCGGCCTGTCTGGTAGCCTCGATATCGACCATGTGGGCTTCGTAGAAGTACCACGCGACGCCCTTCCAACTGGCGACTTCGCCGTCGAGGTTCTGTCGAACTTCGGCACCGATCAGCAAATATGTGAG from Natrinema versiforme includes these protein-coding regions:
- a CDS encoding DEAD/DEAH box helicase yields the protein MEVAEVLPEFADAFAFEEFNRMQREALPALLESEDNVVASAPTASGKTALAELAICKSLAEGGTALFIAPMRALTNEKEDDWDRFEALDYSVYVVTGERDLNPRRARRADILVMTPEKLDSATRKHDSRRYDFVTDIDVCVIDEVHLLDADRRGSVLEVTISRLRRLCDPRVVALSATMPNIEDVAAWLDAPEETTFEFGEEYRPVELNAGVKTYTHGDNSFADKYRRLYRALDLAEPHLREDGQSLVFVSSRQDTVQAAKKARDEIAERDIPIGARGDYDFHTESKDKIEDGTLRKSVLDGVAFHHAGLSKNDRDLVEEWFKEGHIELLFSTSTLAWGVNLPARCVVIRDTKHHDPLEGEVDMSPLDVLQMLGRAGRPGYDDVGYGWVISNSAEADKYRRLLRDGKEIESRLAESLETHLNAEIAMGTITDLEDVMDWLETTFYYVRGQSKPDDYDFPNLRQRVRDCLEGLVDRGFVETGEDLSIEATPRGVLTSKYYLRLDTAARFAALCDRVGGEDGGSANGDELTTGAILEAVATAAEFDSVSSRQDERDAISAVLVGEDTDDLEAGERKVLAILRSAASGTTPSELRSDAWVIRQNATRLLSALGAFLDRFVGPHAANLARRVEARIENGVAEDAVGLTAIDGVGSGRASKLAKEGLSTPGDVVDAGVEGLVDAGLSEGVADGVYEGAQSLPAIDIEWGQFPETVATGENEVCEVTVRNVGEPARAGIRVTVNSVEMTSTNTYLRDEETLPIGVFGADADELEFTVSVAFPEEPLVPITDTRTVRVR